A single Phytohabitans houttuyneae DNA region contains:
- a CDS encoding STAS domain-containing protein has product MAAHLRIAVDASGPSAVVTVGGDLDYPMADTLGRTIDELLGTGPAAVVVDLAGLTFIDSTGLSVLVHAWRKGIESGTPVRLRGQPPFVAAILDITGISELFARQVSRATADPGSATA; this is encoded by the coding sequence GTGGCGGCACACCTTCGCATCGCCGTCGACGCGTCCGGGCCATCCGCCGTGGTCACCGTCGGCGGCGATCTCGACTACCCCATGGCCGACACACTGGGCAGGACCATCGACGAGCTGCTCGGGACGGGACCGGCGGCGGTCGTCGTCGACCTCGCGGGGCTGACGTTCATCGACAGCACCGGCCTGTCGGTCCTGGTCCACGCGTGGCGCAAGGGCATCGAGTCCGGCACACCCGTGCGCCTGCGCGGCCAGCCCCCGTTCGTCGCGGCGATTCTGGACATCACGGGCATCAGCGAGCTTTTCGCCCGGCAGGTCTCCCGCGCCACCGCCGACCCCGGCTCCGCCACCGCCTGA